GACATAGGTTCGATATCGTGGACATAAGAATCATCGATTTGACATGCGGTTTTAATTCTGGTTTCGGGCGGGTGCCTTTCCCCTCTGCGCAACAGAGGCAGTCTGTGTGAGACTTGCAACCCCCCATATGGCAGCAAATGGTGTGATGGAAGCATGGGGACAACCGTACTATGATCTAATCAAAAGTGCGAATATGAATCAAAGTGAGCCACTAGAGTTGAATCGAGCGGGGATTCTGAGTCTGGAAAGCACAGACAGGGAGATGAAGGGACACTACGCAGCTGCCATCAGCAATAATAGCACTAAGAGGTCAACCCGCGCGAGACATGTTGTGATTATCGATCAAGTCAAGGTTCATCTCATCAGTTCCATGAAAATCATGTTGGTTATGATAGTCTATTGGTATTCCCAAATCAAAATGCAAAGAACGCCTGCGCTGCACCCCATAAGAACGATATGAACATCGGTCTGGCTTAAATACACCGACTTTTCCCCCATTTGGGCTTTGCCTCAAGATTAATCCAAGATCCATCTCATCCTATGCCAAGTTCgtaagcaaaaaaaaagagagttCCAACAATTGCAAGCCTATTTCTTGAGCAGCAAGTACACGTGATCGATTCTCAACGGAGCAAGCTTCTTGTAGGGACCCTCCAGGTAGAGCAGTAGACCTCCAAAGGATACAAAGACAGCCCTGGAAATTGAAACGTTAACTGCCGCAAAATTCAACACTTCAGTAACGAAACTCACATGGTGTCCTTAGTGGCGCCCTCCTCAAAGCGGTACACCTTGCCGTGGCAAACATAATCGTAGTCATCTGCCAGGGTCTGGTCACCCATGCTGACCTCCCTCCAGCTGGCGCGGGTGTCCTCCTTGCCATCCAGAGAGAGAGTAGAGGCCAGAGCGAGAGAGAGCGACTCGCCGACTGCGCATGGGTACAACTCAGTGTTCACATCCAGGGTGAAGGTGAGGGATGCATCGTTCGAGTTGCAAGTAAGACGAGAGACGCGGTCATACTTCTGGGCGTTGATCGAGGTGATCGTGAAGGTATCTTCAAAGAGGAGCGGGTCGGACATGATGAAGGTTGCGACTGCGGGGTTTTCGGTCTATAGGTGGGGGTTTCGGTATGGCGTATTATTTGCGTGTGACCGTACACAATAAATTGTAGGTTTGAAGGCTCGCAAATGCTAGTTGGGGGTGCGAGAgtgatgaagaggaagaagagttGGAGTCGGAGGTGGAGAGGTTGATCGGAGAGTtgaagcttttttttctgccgcCTTTTTGGTCCCGCCGATAACGATTTCGCTGGTTTGACACCAGCTCCTTGTATTTTCACTGGAATTTTTTTACTTGATCTGAATTTTTCCGCCATGTCTTTTCGCAAGCGAAACATTAGTCTTTCTCCTGGAGTTGACCGCAACGCTGTTCCCAATGCTACCGCACAGCCCGCTGCGCCAGAAAGCACGCCGGGCATTCGCCCCTCCCCAGATGATGGACGGCCAACAACCTCGACCGGGACTCGCTCTCTAGATAATCTTCTTGCAGGTCATGCAGGGCTTCCAATGGGAAAACTCTTATTGGTTGAAGAAAATGGAACCACGGATTTTGCAGGCGCATTGCTACGTTACTACGCGGCGGAGGGCGTAATCCAAGAGCAAAAGGTTCATGTGATTGGAGTACCAGAGCAATGGGGCCGAAGTCTGCCTGGTTTGATCGGCTCGGCGGAGTCTCTGGATGAGAAGAGATCAGATAGGCGCAAGGATGATCGCATGAAAATTGCATGGCGATACGAGCGATTGGGCGAATTTGGGGCAGTCGCCGGTTCGCGGGGTGGTCAGTAAAGAAACAAAACGCTGCCTATAGCTTCAATATGCTGATCAATATAGTCCCTACTAATCCTGGGGAACAGGAAATAGCAGCAAAGGAAGCTCCCGCTTTTTGTCATGCCTTCGATCTCACGAAACGTCTCGCCCATCCGTCTATCACAAACATGTCCTTCATCCCACTTATGCCTTCAAAAGAGTCACCATTTCTCGCTATCCTTATACGACTCCAGACCGCAATCACATCAAGCGCCGCCAATGCAATCCACCGGATCGTCATTCCTTCTCTGCTCAACCCCACAATTTACCCGCCGAACGCCTGCCAACCCGAACATGTGCTCCAGTTCTTCCACGCCCTCAAAGCGCTGATGAGTGCGCATAGCACCCGCGTGACCGCAATGGTCACCATGCCTTTGTCTCTTTATCCCCGCTCGTCGGGGCTGGTTCGCTGGATCGAACTCCTCAGTGACGGCGTGATTGAGCTTTGTCCCTTCCCGCACTCTGCGGATGCCATGGCTACCTCGGGAGCGGCGACCTCCCAAGAAGAACCACCACAGGGTATGCTGAAGACGCATCGGCTTCCAGTATTGCATGAGCGCGGCGGTGGAAGCGATCAAAATGTTGGACAGGATTGGGCGTTTGTTCTGAGCCGCCGGCGATTTGAGATCAAACCGTTCAGTCTTCCACCTGCCGAAGGAGACACAGAAGCGCAAGATGCGTCGGCTTCTGGCGGAATGCCCAAGAAATCGGATCTTGAATTCTGAGACGCTTGGTGATTGGCGTGATTCCTTAGACTCAATCGTCCTCGTCGAAGTGTCGGTGGGTCCCTGGTTCTGCTAGCATGTCATCCATCTCGATCTGCTCGGACATAGCAGGACCCGAATTGGCCATTGTGCGGAGGTAGCTCGCTCCATATCCGTCCAATCCCGGTCGTATAGAACGGAGGCGATTCCCCAGACAGGATGAAGCTGCAAGCCATGCTGTTCGGTGTTAGTATTGCGGTCGGGACTAAGAAAGGATGGTGCGGAATACTGACCAACAAAGAGTATCAGGGGTGCAAAGAATACCAGGAACAGCAGTAGCAGGAAACCCATGATATCTCAGTATAATAAAGGTATTATGGAGTATCCAACGAATGtcaatgaagatgatgatttACACAAGAGCGATGCTCAGCAATTCGCTTGCCAAGATGACTATTCCTAAAGTGGGCTAGCGCAGATGCTTGggttttccttttcttcgatttttttttactcttctcttcttctatTCTCCTCTGCAATCAACCCTGGCTTTGCTGGTCAAATCCAAAAGCAGTTCTGGGGGTTGAATTATGTTCCCGACACTCTAATACTTCTTTAATGGTAAGCTTCACCCTTGAATATCCCACcaactccccccccccccccccccccccccccccccccccccccccactttGCATGATTATTTAACTACAATCTGTCAATCCCCTGAAGCTCTTTGATACGTCACTGAGTGCTTGCTGAGAAACGTACTGGAAAATGAATCGCGATTTCGAAATCACTTTGCTAGCAACCTGCATATTTGCTCATTGGACAAGCGCTAACTGTCCTTTGCACAGAAATTTTGAAACCCCCCACAAATTCTCAAGTCAAAAAGATAAAAAATGGATTTCCAACCAGATCTTCCAATTCCGATCTCCTATGTATCCGGTAGATACCTGTTGTTCTCAATTGACGCCGTGACATACCTGCGACGTGAGCATCATATTTGCGGTGTGCTCATCGGGACACTGCCCCAGATCCCTCAGCAGAATGTCTTTCTGGGTCTTCCTCTGCAGCTGATGCCCGAGGAGGCACGGCTGTTGGTGGACAAGGGTGTAGCTTGCATCGTAGACGAAGCCAAGGCACACGAAGGCATGAATACCCTCTTAGAAGAAGATCGCAGACGGCATCTCCGCGACCTCGAATCCCAAGGTCTGCATGTCTCGCGTATCCAATTGGATCGCAAAGAGCGCAACCGGGAGCAGGTCTTGAAGAAAttagaagaaaagaaagcaaaTGCGGAGGCCAAAGCCAGTGCTGCTGCTGCCCCGGCACCTACGGTTCCTGAGGAGGCAACCTCCACCCCGTCTCCGAAGAACCCTGCCATCGTTGACCTCTTCAACGCAGAGGAGCGCTCATCGTCTCCATCTACCGCCTTGACGAGCACACCCTCTCAGGGCGCAATGGCCATCACTCCCGCAACATCGTACCCGCCTCTTCCCACACCTTCGTCCTCGAGCTACCTCTCAGCACCAGAAGTGCCACCTTCCTATCCTCTCTTCGCCCACCTCCACTCCAAAGGATACTTCCTCTCTCCCGGTCTGCGCTTCGGGTGCCAGTACATGGCCTACCCGGGTGATCCACTGCGCTTCCACTCGCACTTCCTCGTGGTGTCTTACGACTGGGACCAGAATATCGATTTGATCGACCTTGTTGTCGGCGGCAGACTGGGCACTGGTGTGAAGAAGGGCTTTTTGGTCGGTGGAGCACAGAAGGGAATTGATGAGGTCGATTCGGAGGCTGATCGTGTGGCTACTGTGCGGGCTTACAGTCTTGAATGGGCTGGAATGTGAAGGAAGAAGGACGTGAAGGGTTCCATACCCTTCATTTGTTTTCCTTTCCATTTACCAGGCTTACGGCTTTGATTTACCCTTGCAAGGATCCATGGCATAGATCACGCACCATGCTAGCAGATCGTTCTTGCCTGCCTTTGGGTTCCTCGAACCAGATGCACGACTTTCCATCATGCCTGGTCTTATTGAACCTAAGGAAAGAATGTATCACTGGTGACTTATATCATCCTCGATCAGCCAAGATGCAGATGATGCTCCCGCCCCATAGGTGGTCTATCATGACTTCGCCTTATAGCGACTTAGGTCGAAGGCTTGCAAGAGTAACAGCATGCGGTTAAGCAGGGTCGTCATGTCTCTGGTCTATCCCTGCATTGCCTGGCTCGAAATTGCGTCTCGTGTGACCGTGATGCCATTCGCAGAAGACTTCACAAAAAAGCATTTACGCAATAAACTTGTTGTCCTGGTAAATCTGTAGTGTCATGTCCCAGCTATTAAAGGCATATCTCGCATGTCAGGCATCTCTAGTCGACTGGGTAAGATTTCTCCATGAACATCGTTATTTCAATTGAGCTTTCCTCTTCAGTGACTTGATGGGGTATTCAAGCTGAAACTCTGTGTGCGGTGCACTTTCCTTTTTCGTCTTGCTTGCGTGTGCCTTCCCACGTCGGGTTGCCAAGCTGCGCACCGTGGTATCACAAGATCGGTCCATTCACTAGGCTTGACGAAGCAAGAATGAGTCTGTGTAGGTTCACAGAACGCCGTCGTGCCCCCGTAAAGCAGATGGATGAAGTTTGAATCTTGAAGACTGAGCAGTCCAAAGCACAGGTATCGGCCTTTACAGCAGGAGCGCACTTGTAACGCATGATGATTAAGCAGTCCGTCCCAATCGGTTGTATATTGACACAAACCAGAAAGAATGACCGCTGTCTCAAATGTAATCAACGTTCCTCCATTTGAACTTCTTGTTAGCTCTGTCCACAGCCCGATTCTCAAACTGGTTTCCATGCAGCTCAAAAACCAACGGCTTGGGAGCAATTGCCTCAGACTGGGCCTGCTCATTCTGCGCTCCGTCGGGCGATGCTGGCACAGGTACCGTGAAACGGAAGATAGTGTGTTCCTTCGGTAAAGCTGTACAAGCAAATCCATGTCAGCATAATCCTGGTATCGCACTTCCTATTCCGCAAGTCCAAACTCACTCTTCATCTCATCCTTCTCAGTAACAATGACGAACGTAAATTTCGTATCCCGCACCACAATCCCCTTAGTGCCAACCCTCCCCGCACATCCACTCCTAACAACCTCAACCTCAGCCCCATGGTAATCCGCACTGACAAGCTTACTTCCATGCGACGCCGGCGAAACATGGCCATGTGGTCCGGCCTTCATATCCAGTATCTCTTGCATATATCCAACCCACAGTTCATGCAAGCCCTTGAAGAGGGCGTATTTGCATTCTTGCTTGGGCAGGTCATACAACCCTGACTTGCGCTTTTCACGCGCTGACAGCGGTTGCGGCTTTTGATGTCGGAGGAAATATTCTTTCTTGCGTAGGCGGTGGAGGCGGCGCCGGGAGCGGTTGTCGGATGCTGAGGGGGAGGTTGCACGGAGGAAGAGTGGTTTTTGTTTGATGCGCTCGGTAAATTGTTGTGTTGAGCTGTCTGGGGAGTGGGCGCGTGAGAGAAGTGTGTGTGCAATGTGGGTTTTGGGTGCTGGCAAGGATGCCATTTTGTGTTATCATGGATATTGGTGTGGCTTTTGTACAaccttttcttttgttaGGGCCAGGTGACGGTAGACTGGGGGTTAAGGTTGCGTAGAATGTGGTTGGAGGatagagag
Above is a genomic segment from Penicillium digitatum chromosome 3, complete sequence containing:
- a CDS encoding PAXNEB protein superfamily is translated as MSFRKRNISLSPGVDRNAVPNATAQPAAPESTPGIRPSPDDGRPTTSTGTRSLDNLLAGHAGLPMGKLLLVEENGTTDFAGALLRYYAAEGVIQEQKVHVIGVPEQWGRSLPGLIGSAESLDEKRSDRRKDDRMKIAWRYERLGEFGAVAGSRGVPTNPGEQEIAAKEAPAFCHAFDLTKRLAHPSITNMSFIPLMPSKESPFLAILIRLQTAITSSAANAIHRIVIPSLLNPTIYPPNACQPEHVLQFFHALKALMSAHSTRVTAMVTMPLSLYPRSSGLVRWIELLSDGVIELCPFPHSADAMATSGAATSQEEPPQGMLKTHRLPVLHERGGGSDQNVGQDWAFVLSRRRFEIKPFSLPPAEGDTEAQDASASGGMPKKSDLEF
- a CDS encoding TRNA-splicing endonuclease subunit sen34, with protein sequence MDFQPDLPIPISYVSGRYLLFSIDAVTYLRREHHICGVLIGTLPQIPQQNVFLGLPLQLMPEEARLLVDKGVACIVDEAKAHEGMNTLLEEDRRRHLRDLESQGLHVSRIQLDRKERNREQVLKKLEEKKANAEAKASAAAAPAPTVPEEATSTPSPKNPAIVDLFNAEERSSSPSTALTSTPSQGAMAITPATSYPPLPTPSSSSYLSAPEVPPSYPLFAHLHSKGYFLSPGLRFGCQYMAYPGDPLRFHSHFLVVSYDWDQNIDLIDLVVGGRLGTGVKKGFLVGGAQKGIDEVDSEADRVATVRAYSLEWAGM
- a CDS encoding Ribonuclease P complex subunit Pop4, putative: MASLPAPKTHIAHTLLSRAHSPDSSTQQFTERIKQKPLFLRATSPSASDNRSRRRLHRLRKKEYFLRHQKPQPLSAREKRKSGLYDLPKQECKYALFKGLHELWVGYMQEILDMKAGPHGHVSPASHGSKLVSADYHGAEVEVVRSGCAGRVGTKGIVVRDTKFTFVIVTEKDEMKTLPKEHTIFRFTVPVPASPDGAQNEQAQSEAIAPKPLVFELHGNQFENRAVDRANKKFKWRNVDYI
- a CDS encoding glutamine amidotransferase type 1 gives rise to the protein MGFLLLLFLVFFAPLILFVAWLAASSCLGNRLRSIRPGLDGYGASYLRTMANSGPAMSEQIEMDDMLAEPGTHRHFDEDD
- a CDS encoding RNA polymerase, Rpb8, producing the protein MSDPLLFEDTFTITSINAQKYDRVSRLTCNSNDASLTFTLDVNTELYPCAVGESLSLALASTLSLDGKEDTRASWREVSMGDQTLADDYDYVCHGKVYRFEEGATKDTMAVFVSFGGLLLYLEGPYKKLAPLRIDHVYLLLKK